One Rhinopithecus roxellana isolate Shanxi Qingling chromosome 7, ASM756505v1, whole genome shotgun sequence DNA segment encodes these proteins:
- the KLHL13 gene encoding kelch-like protein 13 isoform X3 → MKLSLGGSEMGLSSHLQSSKAGPTRIFTSNTHSSVVLQGFDQLRLEGLLCDVTLMPGDTDDAFPVHRVMMASASDYFKAMFTGGMKEQDLMCIKLHGVSKVGLRKIIDFIYTAKLSLNMDNLQDTLEAASFLQILPVLDFCKVFLISGVTLDNCVEVGRIANTYNLTEVDKYVNSFVLKNFPALLSTGEFLKLPFERLAFVLSSNSLKHCTELELFKATCRWLRLEEPRMDFAAKLMKNIRFPLMTPQELINYVQTVDFMRTDNTCVNLLLEASNYQMMPYMQPVMQSDRTAIRSDTTHLVTLGGVLRQQLVVSKELRMYDEKAHEWKSLAPMDAPRYQHGIAVIGNFLYVVGGQSNYDTKGKTAVDTVFRFDPRYNKWMQVASLNEKRTFFHLSALKGYLYAVGGRNAAGELPTVECYNPRTNEWTYVAKMSEPHYGHAGTVYGGVMYISGGITHDTFQKELMCFDPDTDKWIQKAPMTTVRGLHCMCTVGERLYVIGGNHFRGTSDYDDVLSCEYYSPILDQWTPIAAMLRGQSDVGVAVFENKIYVVGGYSWNNRCMVEIVQKYDPDKDEWHKVFDLPESLGGIRACTLTVFPPEETTPSPSRESPLSAP, encoded by the exons GGCTTTGACCAGCTTCGACTTGAaggattgctttgtgatgtgaccCTGATGCCAGGTGACACAGATGATGCTTTCCCTGTGCATAGAGTCATGATGGCATCTGCTAGCGATTACTTCAAGGCTATGTTCACAG gTGGAATGAAAGAACAAGATTTAATGTGCATTAAACTTCATGGTGTGAGCAAAGTCGGTCTAAGGAAAATTATTGATTTCATTTACACTGCAAAGCTTTCTCTTAATATGGACAACCTTCAAGACACGCTGGAAGCTGCCAGTTTTCTACAGATTCTGCCAGTTTTGGACTTCTGTAAAGTATTTCTCATATCTGGG GTCACTTTAGACAATTGTGTTGAAGTTGGACGGATTGCCAACACCTACAATCTAACCGAAGTGGATAAATACGTTAACAGTTTCGTCTTGAAGAATTTTCCTGCATTGCTGAGCACGGGGGAGTTCTTGAAACTCCCTTTTGAGCGTCTTGCCTTTGTGCTTTCCAGTAATAGCCTTAAGCACTGTACTGAACTTGAGCTCTTTAAGGCTACCTGTCGTTGGCTTCGCCTGGAAGAGCCTCGGATGGACTTTGCTGCAAAATTAATGAAGAACATACGATTTCCACTGATGACACCACAGGAGCTCATTAATTACGTGCAAACGGTGGATTTCATGAGAACTGACAATACTTGTGTGAATTTGCTTTTGGAAGCCAGCAATTACCAAATGATGCCATATATGCAGCCAGTTATGCAGTCAGACAGAACTGCCATTAGATCTGACACCACTCACTTGGTTACACTAGGAGGAGTGCTGAGGCAGCAGCTGGTTGTCAGTAAGGAATTGCGCATGTATGATGAAAAGGCCCATGAGTGGAAATCATTAGCCCCCATGGATGCCCCAAGGTACCAGCATGGCATTGCCGTCATTGGAAATTTTCTCTATGTCGTTGGTGGACAGAGTAATTATGATACAAAAGGAAAGACGGCAGTTGATACAGTCTTCAGATTTGATCCTCGATACAATAAATGGATGCAAGTTGCATCTTTAAATGAAAAACGTACCTTCTTCCACCTAAGTGCTCTCAAAGGATATCTGTATGCAGTTGGTGGGCGAAATGCAGCAGGTGAACTGC ctaCAGTAGAATGTTACAATCCAAGAACAAATGAATGGACCTATGTTGCCAAAATGAGTGAGCCCCACTATGGCCATGCTGGAACTGTGTATGGAGGAGTGATGTATATTTCAG gAGGAATTACTCATGATACTTTCCAAAAGGAGCTCATGTGCTTTGACCCTGATACTGACAAATGGATCCAGAAGGCGCCAATGACCACGGTCAGAGGTCTGCATTGCATGTGTACAGTGGGAGAAAGGCTCTATGTTATTGGTGGCAATCACTTCAGAGGAACAAGTGATTATGATGATGTCCTAAGCTGTGAATACTATTCACCTATCCTTGACCAGTGGACCCCAATTGCTGCCATGTTAAGAGGGCAGAGTGATGTTGGGGTCGctgtctttgaaaataaaatctatgtGGTTGGGGGGTATTCTTGGAATAATCGTTGTATGGTAGAGATAGTGCAGAAATATGATCCAGATAAAGATGAATGGCATAAGGTTTTTGATCTCCCAGAATCCCTTGGCGGCATTCGTGCTTGCACACTCACAGTTTTTCCACCAGAAGAAACCACACCATCACCTTCTAGAGAGTCCCCTCTTTCTGCACCTTAA